In Candidatus Dadabacteria bacterium, the genomic stretch AAGAAGCCGCCCCTCAGGCACGCCTCAACCGCGCCGCCGATGTCCGCGTCCTCAAAAACAATGCAGGACGCCTTTCCCCCAAGTTCAAGGGAGACGCGCTTTACCCCCCCGGCGGCGGCCTCCATAACGGCTTTGCCCGTGGCGGTTGAGCCGGTAAACGCAATCTTTGCGACCCCCGGATGGCGGCACAGCGCATCGCCCGCCTCCGCGCCCGCTCCGGTAAGAACATTCAGAACGCCGGGGGGCAGCCCCGCCTTGTCCGCAAACAGCCCGGCAATTTTTGTGATGGCGACCGAAGTCAGTTCGGACGGCTTGACGACAACCGTGCACCCGGCGGCAAGCGCGGCGGCGATTTTCCAGAACGCAAGCAAAACGGGAAAGTTCCACGGCACGATTTGCGCCGCCACACCCACGGGCTCTTTTATGGTGAAAGAGGCCTGCCCCTCGGAGGTTTCCATTGCCTCCCCGCATATCCCGTGAGCAAGCCCGGCGAAGTATTCAAGCGTTTTCACCGAGCCGCCGATCTCAACCAGTTTGCTCTCCCGGACGGGCTTGCCGGTCTCCCGCGTGTTGATGAGGGCGAGGCGCTCCGAGTTTTTCTCCAACACCCCGGCCATTTTGAGCAGTGTTTTGGCTCTCTGCGGCGCGGGAGTGCGCCGCCACCCGTCAAACGCCTTTTGCGCCGCCCTGACGGCGGCGTCCGCCTCGGCGCGCCCGCAGAGCGCCACCTCCGCAAACGGGGTTTCGGTGGCGGGGTTCTCCCGCGCAAAATAGTTTCCGCCGCGCGGCCTGACCTCCCTGCCGCCTATGAACGGGTTGCATTTGACTGCCCTCGGCATTGTGTAAAGAGTATTGTCTGTGAAAGCCTCCAATGCAAGGGCGGGGCGGCGGAGTGTATTTTTGCGCTCTTTGTGATACGATTGCGTTTCCGTCCGTGAGAAAAGGTTTGATGCCCCGTATTCGCCGTTTTTTTGAAACCGCCCTTGGCGTGGTGAGAGCGTTTCCGCTTTCAAAAGCCGCGTCCGCCGCCGCCGTGTCGCTGGTTCTTTTTCTTGCCGCCTGCGTGAATCTGGCGGGCATGGCGGGGGTTTCCGTGTGGATTGCGCTTGCCGTGTCCGCCGGGGGCGCGGGCGCGGCGGCGGGCGTTATGTTTTTTGCGTCCTCCGACCGCGCGGTTTACGGTTTTTTGCGCTCGCTTACTACGGTTGCGCTCGCCGCAGTCGCCGTTGCGCTCGCCTTTCCCGCGTGGCAGGTGGTGTCGGGCGGGGCGGAGCACTCGCTTGCGGGGCGCATGGCACCGCTTTTTGCCGTTGCGCTCGCGCTGTATATCGCCGCAATCTGGCTCGCCTCGGCTTCCGCCCCGCGCCGGGAGGAGTTTTCCGGCGCGCTGTTTTCAGAGCCCGCCGCGCATTTGAGTCTTATTGCGTCCCTTGTGCTGTCGTCCGGTTTTCTGCTCGGCCTCAACTGGTGGTCGGAGGGGCCGTCGGGCGGAGACGCCGTGTCCGTCCGGTTTCTTGAGCGCGGGATAATTCCGCCCGTAACCACCCTGCTTTTCTTCTGGGGATTTCTGCTTCTTCTGGGGAAACTGCGCGGAATACGCGCCCTGCGCCGCGCCGCCGGGGCTTTGCGCCCCCCCGCTCTTCCCTCCGAATCGGGCGGGGATGTTGACCGTTTTTCCGCCATGCTGTGGCAGAAACTGGAGGAGTCCTACCTGATACCGCGCTACATTGTCTGGGCTGTTCCGGTGCTGGGCTTTATCGGCACGGTTCTCGGCATATCGCTCGCCGCGGACGGCATACGGCGCATACTTTCATCCGACACGGGCCTTGCCGGAATGTCCGGCGAGCTGGGCGGGGCGATTGCGCCGCTCGGAATAGCCTTTGACACAACCCTGATAGCGCTGTCGCTGAGCGTTGTTCTTATGCTGATGCTGACCCTTGTGCAGCGCGGCGAAGAGGGGGCGCTTGCCGCTCTGGAGACGCGCCTTCGCAACGATGCGCGGAAACGGTAGAAGGGGCGGGCGTTTTTCGGAGGGCGAGAACGGCGCGGCTATGATGGCCGCGTTCGGCGGCTTTTTCGGACTGTTGCTGGTTTTTCTCGTCCTCGTCAACCTGTTCACCGGCGAGGCGGCGCGGGAGCGGCTTGAAAGCGCGGGGGAAAACGGGCTGTTCCGCATAGAGCGTCCCGACAAGCGCGGC encodes the following:
- a CDS encoding aldehyde dehydrogenase family protein, coding for MPRAVKCNPFIGGREVRPRGGNYFARENPATETPFAEVALCGRAEADAAVRAAQKAFDGWRRTPAPQRAKTLLKMAGVLEKNSERLALINTRETGKPVRESKLVEIGGSVKTLEYFAGLAHGICGEAMETSEGQASFTIKEPVGVAAQIVPWNFPVLLAFWKIAAALAAGCTVVVKPSELTSVAITKIAGLFADKAGLPPGVLNVLTGAGAEAGDALCRHPGVAKIAFTGSTATGKAVMEAAAGGVKRVSLELGGKASCIVFEDADIGGAVEACLRGGFFNQGQNCTAVTKLLLHESIRRKFLNAYIKRVEKIKTGDPLSPATEMGALISREHLDKVEGCVREAVSGGARVLCGGGRRRGAGYFFKPTVLGDVRPGNVAAQTEIFGPVVAVMSFKTEGEALKIANDTGYGLAGGVWTKDINRAMRCARAVEAGYVWVNTYGGIIPQTPYGGFKQSGFGKELGAEGLENYLETKTVNISGVPAVKWYGG